A genomic stretch from Podospora pseudoanserina strain CBS 124.78 chromosome 3, whole genome shotgun sequence includes:
- a CDS encoding hypothetical protein (COG:S; EggNog:ENOG503P0H7), with amino-acid sequence MSASGHHLPRSRAGSSTSALDKGRTAHMQDYAMAPNTKDVVRYFDPCAATSNMFLYAQGNSVVCCQHDSLTIERRFARHSEEVQLLAVDNQSDMGAGRLVVSYDAGQTAIVWDLLTGDEVARFASYENLTCAAWMRNGNVAFGNVQGNVILFEPTTSEHLSTRTIDQIAITAISPVADCRTFAIGYQNGSLLIATLQPRFTIIHNLVTSRGPSPIVTLSWHASSAKQKTDMLAVQTTDGDLRVWSVSKAYNTDDPPKVVRILKRTENYLVGPNWMGWSKNGRVIQFSESETISWDVRTKHVTYDTIPTLETVRGLTVYGPGAILFTLGPNNTVQQFDLNAPAVMVNNVQHPANLLPPSPPISLEDDKNQPGSVSETESNVEIAFHPHELSETDDERGSPLARLVRRGEESDNEPYRRPTSPGSSVTQSSVSISSSTSQTMPRRYPDSVVSRGLTENTYISTGSSLRSGATPGRDRRNERETLSTTSSMSVSSSQYRSRHRPSRLRHEVPRSPDDNKVADLFKFTKSRLMDVPYKAPYSSDNSRLTNDDLRRQMLSTIFGWNKDADDLVRDEMSRHPLGSTNRILLAKWLGDISTDIMAMGSENMTSSDWMLLALSGIGGQASQHKLGRAYVQRLLENGDVHAAATIMIGMGDHNDAVEIYISHKKHMEALILTCLFFPAAWERQEQIVRKWGEWAVQHGQQQLAIRCFACTGRESTEPWTSPSAQQVTFPTITQTVPELLSPPLSPPVMQHGPQRSIAKNASLKLITTFSNPNAKNRFLNDGEGKTPIAAGATPILESALSPGGADPTTAVLRGNRSQLNTPASARPVNGGFNRRRLPSIGEQADSHQNVLTAISKPPGDPYANIQPIEPPSFAARGLDVMRPSTASPSMMKQQSRNQPPPSPSPAAFASFMDAGRTRNGSRSRIPEGLDLSLSGLKDTHPEDVTSPEPSAGSSVRYHWPSRRKGPGSAAGSVASSLASASQASQASSVRGYRGYRPQENKSLDDYLNNLDTAQTKSRTRGTSRENRTNVRDTSRSRKDGRMASKDRGRAADRNYTPKGGKRSPKSPIPMSPEDLINLATPNHDAEHQYYLNHRNKMLDVSTDELEPASQPSTVRKVGYANRETSRTRASSRNASRTRGTSRARSPSKSNVPAPLNIRSRSANREQSSKRSPTSPQPMPMPMPMSADLHRPQHFEGSEDEEDYRQAMEERERFRQRNNRSASTNRDRAGPTSPMSVRSHAWSSRDAAREKPEGIRRTTSHAGTDGSSRRVKVAAPLQTPAPMQLVADDSGDLRVIKDERQLKKEAAARELEERRKSLAQRPSVPPIMHPDQLFPNRRSPTTLGGLPSTVYEPPRKDDLPSRSASVDPNAGRSMYANRGPHIGLPATPRAMRLVLESDASRKQQDVPVPAIPAGFSQASPNVTQQSPRHSPKKVEPEEPKQEDGGLAMLLPSTVYTPPPSHNSRIAAQMGRSMSAPPRDLVMPQGSSRGPSAMGNDSARRPSQDTNAIPLGRRPSDAGMMARRPSQDTNVMTLGNMGRRPSHDANMTLGNMGRRPSHDAGNNNMIPPPPPPPPVPPMLKELQHLATPPPPPPAPLPHMAASGAKPIVYGGSSGMIEIVMDEDQPQQQIPPPPPPPPAPAAIPVGESTVPILSPPAPPSSRNGHNRGRSSVDNSIGARISRATERMRSASRSRQAAKSPEIQYAPYESVPMIPQQMGGGERGPPVSMSNYRGMNNQVLQQVQAQMAAQQARDEYRTGLHQSEMI; translated from the exons ATGTCTGCTTCcggtcatcatcttcctcggaGCCGTGCTGGGTCGAGCACATCGGCTCTCGACAAGGGACGGACCGCTCACATGCAGGACTACGCCATGGCGCCCAACACCAAGGACGTCGTCAGGTACTTTGACCCGTGTGCAGCCACCTCCAACATGTTTCTCTACGCTCAGGGAAACTCAGTCGTATGTTGCCAGCATGACAGTCTCACCATCGAAAGGCGGTTCGCGCGCCATTCCGAAGAGGTGCAATTATTGGCTGTCGACAACCAGAGCGACATGGGCGCTGGGAGATTGGTAGTCAGCTACGATGCAGGGCAGACGGCCATCGTGTGGGATTTACTCACGGGAGACGAGGTGGCTCGGTTCGCGTCTTATGAGAATCTCACCTGTGCTGCTTGGATGCGCAATGGCAATGTTGCCTTTG GAAACGTACAGGGAAACGTAATTCTCTTTGAACCTACAACATCAGAGCATCTTTCAACGAGGACGATTGACCAAATAGCCATCACAGCTATCTCACCAGTAGCAGACTGCAGAACTTTTGCCATTGG TTACCAAAATGGCTCGCTTCTCATTGCTACTCTTCAGCCAAGATTTACCATTATTCATAATTTGGTAACGTCCCGGGGGCCATCACCAATCGTGACGCTCTCATGGCATGCCTCGTCAGCCAAACAAAAAACAGACATGCTGGCAGTTCAGACAACTGACGGCGATCTTCGGGTCTGGAGTGTTTCAAAAGCATACAACACTGACGATCCACCAAAAGTGGTGCGGATTTTGAAGAGGACAGAGAATTACCTTGTAGGACCCAACTGGATGGGCTGGAGCAAAAACGGCCGCGTCATCCAGTTCTCCGAGTC TGAGACAATATCATGGGATGTGCGGACAAAGCACGTCACATATGACACCATCCCAACACTGGAAACCGTCCGGGGGTTGACAGTTTATGGCCCTGGTGCCATTCTCTTCACATTAGGACCTAACAATACCGTCCAGCAGTTTGATTTGAACGCGCCAGCAGTAATGGTTAATAACGTACAGCACCCGGCCAACTTgcttccaccatcaccccctatCTCACTCGAGGATGACAAGAACCAGCCAGGTAGCGTTTCCGAAACCGAATCGAACGTCGAGATTGCCTTCCACCCACACGAGCTTTCCGAGACGGATGATGAGCGTGGGTCACCATTGGCCCGGTTAGTTCGCCGCGGCGAGGAATCAGACAACGAGCCGTACCGTCGCCCAACCAGCCCTGGCTCCAGTGTCACACAGTCCAGCGTATCGATTTCGTCTTCGACTTCTCAAACAATGCCACGGAGGTATCCTGACTCGGTGGTGTCAAGGGGCCTCACAGAAAACACCTACATCTCCACCGGCTCATCTCTTCGATCAGGAGCGACACCGGGCCGTGACCGCAGGAATGAGAGGGAGACGTTGTCGACGACCAGCTCTATGTCTGTCAGCAGCTCACAATACCGCTCACGGCACAGGCCTTCCAGATTACGCCATGAGGTCCCACGCAGTCCAGATGATAACAAGGTTGCCGACTTGTTCAAATTCACCAAGAGCCGGCTCATGGATGTTCCCTACAAGGCCCCATATTCCAGCGATAACAGCCGCCTTACCAACGATGATTTGCGCCGGCAAATGCTCAGCACCATTTTTGGCTGGAACAAGGATGCCGACGACTTGGTTCGAGATGAAATGTCCCGCCACCCTCTGGGGTCAACCAACCGCATCCTCCTGGCCAAATGGCTGGGCGACATCAGCACTGATATCATGGCTATGGGGTCGGAGAACATGACCTCGTCTGACTGGATGCTTCTGGCACTCAGTGGCATTGGAGGACAGGCATCGCAACACAAGCTTGGCCGGGCTTATGTCCAGCGGCTGTTGGAGAATGGCGACGTTCATGCCGCAGCGACCATCATGATCGGGATGGGCGATCATAATGATGCGGTGGAGATTTACATCTCCCACAAGAAGCATATGGAGGCCTTGATCCTCacctgcctcttcttcccggCCGCGTGGGAACGACAGGAGCAGATTGTGAGGAAGTGGGGTGAGTGGGCGGTTCAGCATGGTCAGCAACAACTGGCCATTCGCTGCTTTGCGTGTACTGGCCGTGAGTCTACAGAGCCATGGACATCACCATCTGCTCAGCAGGTCACGTTCCCGACGATCACGCAGACTGTGCCGGAGCTGCTCAGTCCTCCCCTGTCGCCTCCTGTGATGCAACATGGGCCACAGCGCAGCATTGCAAAGAACGCGTCTCTCAAGCTTATCACCACCTTCAGCAACCCCAATGCTAAAAACAGGTTTCTCAACGATGGCGAGGGCAAGACTCCCATTGCTGCTGGGGCGACTCCTATTTTGGAGTCTGCTCTTTCTCCAGGCGGCGCCGACCCTACCACCGCCGTCCTTCGTGGCAACCGAAGCCAGCTGAACACCCCGGCGTCAGCTCGTCCTGTAAACGGCGGCTTCAACCGGCGGCGACTTCCTTCGATTGGCGAACAGGCAGACTCTCACCAGAATGTCTTGACCGCCATCAGCAAGCCCCCAGGCGACCCGTATGCTAACATCCAACCTATCGAGCCACCTAGCTTTGCTGCTAGGGGTCTGGACGTGATGAgacccagcaccgccagTCCTAGCATGATGAAGCAGCAATCGAGAAACCagccacctccttccccgtcACCAGCCGCCTTTGCTTCTTTTATGGACGCCGGCAGGACGAGAAAtggctcccgctcccgcatCCCTGAGGGTCTTGATCTGTCCCTCTCGGGGCTCAAGGACACCCACCCTGAAGATGTGACCTCCCCCGAACCATCGGCCGGCTCTTCTGTCCGTTACCACTGGCCCTCTAGAAGAAAGGGTCCAGGATCGGCAGCTGGCTCTGTGGCTAGCTCTTTGGCATCTGCCTCGCAAGCGTCTCAGGCGTCAAGCGTTCGGGGCTATCGTGGATATCGTCCTCAGGAGAACAAGAGCCTGGATGATtatctcaacaacctcgatACTGCCCAAACTAAGAGCAGAACTCGTGGGACCAGCCGTGAGAACCGCACCAATGTGCGTGACACCAGCCGGTCTCGCAAGGATGGTCGTATGGCATCGAAGGACCGTGGGCGGGCCGCGGACCGTAACTACACCCCCAAGGGCGGCAAACGCTCGCCAAAGTCACCCATTCCCATGTCTCCCGAGGATCTGATCAACCTGGCCACGCCCAACCACGATGCGGAACACCAGTACTACTTGAATCATAGGAACAAGATGCTCGATGTCTCAACTGATGAACTGGAGcccgccagccagcccagcaccGTACGAAAAGTAGGCTATGCCAACCGCGAGACTTCGAGGACCAGAGCGTCGAGCCGCAATGCTAGTAGGACACGGGGCACAAGCAGGGCTCGCAGCCCCAGCAAGTCTAACGTCCCCGCGCCCTTGAACATTCGAAGCCGCTCCGCAAACCGTGAACAGTCATCCAAGCGatcgccaacctcaccccagccgatgccgatgccgatgcccATGTCGGCTGACTTGCACCGACCTCAGCACTTCGAAGGAtctgaagatgaggaggactaCCGCCAGGCGATGGAGGAGCGTGAAAGGTTCCGCCAGAGAAACAACCGCAGCGCAAGCACCAACCGAGACCGAGCTGGGCCAACTTCTCCCATGTCTGTCCGCTCGCATGCCTGGTCATCTAGGGATGCAGCCCGCGAGAAGCCGGAGGGCATCCGAAGGACAACGTCACACGCTGGAACTGATGGGTCTTCCCGAAGGGTCAAGGTCGCTGCTCCGTTGCAGACCCCGGCACCGATGCAGCTGGTTGCCGATGATTCGGGCGATCTGAGGGTCATCAAGGATGAGAGgcagctcaagaaggaggcaGCGGCCCGTGAACTGGAGGAGCGCCGCAAATCTCTTGCTCAGCGTCCTTCGGTGCCCCCAATCATGCATCCCGACCAGCTTTTCCCCAACAGAAGATCGCCTACTACACTTGGAGGTCTGCCGAGCACCGTCTACGAGCCACCTAGAAAAGACGATCTTCCTTCCCGCAGTGCCAGTGTGGATCCCAACGCTGGACGGAGCATGTATGCGAACCGCGGACCGCATATCGGCCTTCCCGCCACACCGCGGGCCATGCGTTTGGTCTTGGAGTCTGATGCGAGCAGGAAGCAACAGGATGTTCCCGTGCCTGCCATTCCAGCTGGCTTTTCCCAGGCCTCGCCGAACGTCACTCAACAGTCGCCCAGACATTCTCCCAAGAAGGTTGAGCCCGAGGAACCCAAACAAGAAGATGGCGGCCTTGCCATGCTGCTCCCATCAACAGTGTacacacctcctccctcgcacAACTCCCGCATTGCTGCTCAGATGGGCCGCTCCATGTCCGCCCCTCCCCGCGATCTCGTCATGCCCCAAGGCAGCTCCCGAGGACCCTCCGCCATGGGCAACGATTCCGCTCGTCGCCCCTCTCAGGACACTAACGCCATCCCCTTGGGCCGCCGCCCCTCCGACGCAGGCATGATGGCTCGCCGCCCATCTCAAGACACCAACGTCATGACATTGGGCAACATGGGCCGCCGCCCCTCCCACGACGCAAACATGACGCTCGGTAACATGGGTCGCCGTCCTTCCCATGACgccggcaacaacaacatgatccctcctcctcctccgcctcctcctgtcCCCCCAATGCTGAAGGAGCTCCAACATCTcgccactcctcctcccccaccaccagctcccctccctcatatGGCCGCCTCAGGTGCTAAGCCTATCGTCTACGGAGGCAGCTCAGGAATGATTGAGATTGTCATGGACGAAGaccagcctcaacagcaaattcctcctcctcctccgccgccccccGCTCCGGCTGCCATCCCCGTTGGCGAGTCCACCGTCCCTATCCTCTCACCTCcggcacccccttcctccagaAACGGTCACAACAGAGGTCGCAGCAGCGTTGATAACTCTATTGGCGCGAGGATTTCCCGCGCAACAGAGAGGATGAGATCTGCCAGCAGAAGCAGACAGGCTGCGAAGAGTCCAGAGATCCAGTACGCACCCTATGAGAGCGTCCCAATGATCCCTCAACAAATGGGcgggggagagaggggacCGCCGGTGTCGATGAGCAACTATAGGGGCATGAACAACCAGGTGTTGCAGCAGGTTCAGGCGCAGATGGCGGCTCAGCAGGCGAGGGATGAGTACAGGACTGGATTGCATCAGAGTGAGATGATTTGA
- a CDS encoding hypothetical protein (COG:S; EggNog:ENOG503P4EV), whose translation MTTSGPGSPTLKSLPREPSHICSRCSLLTFKEEFVERFPKLALDLDELLASRPGRMGWCRVGPNISKGEFDVLATTAYFLSDTLPTLPTLRDSSFKCDFCKKLRDALLVQYAHLLRGVREGPDSKNDQDRHGLDPSLLIIRAYYSWLRGNCTRLAVQLRVTIFKQLGHSELGLFREPFFMTWVAEAAKDNQPVAAYLRLPERFGDPQSLSRIKDMLPKEYNHTLVDPRFVPKRLLDVRAEPARLVSRERVFASSEQVPHYAALSYCWGPPEIASQQHTLTQDTLVYRLQKVELEKLPLTVRDAVRVTRALALPYLWVDALCILQDDTADWEEQCGDMHKVYGNAHITLCAASSKSCVDGLMESHQYQASIPFRSTNNEVAGYFSLRLDIAGTERMIEKHMNPLHGFGDLRWFGHVWPNRGWVFQERVSSQRKLLFWRDHLQFACPPSTDVPQGYCTISGDRLSLDAVGGPSMQQQLAREASFHVERPNDQSSRVELLNLWLYLIQKYGEMSTDSFTNPLDVLPAISGLAAVYHRYLAKSSSSQASSIRLNPEYIAGYWQQDLTRSLLWQIRSCSHGVTIDSATMAHPRARLQSLLNRLRGLSQQQRIPSWSQLTRGKTWNIFCSSPPHYWNVQPAASILNARTKPLGGSPFGYIQRHPHLLLRTRVVEVAVLAASLTICSVRLDRSLRSSFQLLVRGDRQAVCLVNVDFASPIFDPEVGDRFGVMREYEEVVLEMLLRSSCCLGLLGYCDVGGNEVDGRRPVGEGDEPVLHKPTGLVLHPVPGGGGSSGFYRVGVFTPNVVGSNELLVELFETMAEEREICLY comes from the exons ATGACGACTTCCGGACCTGGATCACCAACGCTCAAATCACTACCTCGCGAACCCTCTCACATTTGCTCGAGATGCAGCCTATTGACCTTCAAAGAAGAGTTCGTGGAACGTTTCCCAAAGCTGGCGTTAGACCTTGATGAACTACTCGCATCGCGACCAGGCCGGATGGGGTGGTGCAGGGTTGGCCCAAACATCAGTAAGGGTGAATTCGATGTGCTTGCCACGACGGCATACTTCCTGTCTGATACTCTACCGACTCTACCCACTCTTAGGGACTCTTCTTTCAAATGTGACTTTTGCAAAAAGTTAAGGGATGCGCTTTTGGTTCAGTACGCCCACTTGCTCCGAGGTGTCAGGGAAGGTCCGGATTCAAAAAATGACCAAGATCGCCATGGTTTGGACCCTTCACTACTCATAATTCGAGCATATTACTCGTGGTTGCGAGGGAACTGTACTCGGCTTGCCGTTCAGCTGAGGGTTACCATATTCAAGCAGTTAGGGCACTCCGAGCTAGGGTTGTTCAGGGAACCTTTCTTTATGACGTGGGTGGCAGAAGCAGCCAAAG ACAACCAGCCTGTTGCCGCCTATCTTCGCTTGCCAGAGCGATTTGGAGACCCTCAGTCGCTGTCTCGGATCAAGGACATGCTCCCAAAGGAATACAACCATACACTCGTCGATCCGAGATTTGTTCCCAAACGACTTCTTGATGTGCGAGCTGAGCCAGCAAGACTGGTCTCAAGAGAGAGAGTCTTTGCATCCTCGGAACAAGTGCCACATTACGCGGCACTTAGTTATTGCTGGGGCCCCCCAGAGATTGCAAGCCAACAGCATACACTGACGCAAGATACTTTGGTATACAGGCTTCAAAAGGTTGAGCTTGAGAAATTGCCTCTTACGGTGAGAGATGCAGTTCGTGTCACCAGGGCGCTTGCCTTGCCCTATCTCTGGGTGGACGCGCTTTGTATACTGCAGGATGATACAGCTGACTGGGAAGAACAATGTGGTGATATGCACAAAGTCTACGGGAATGCACATATAACATTATGTGCTGCATCCTCAAAGAGCTGTGTTGATGGGCTGATGGAATCCCATCAGTACCAAGCCTCCATACCCTTTCGGTCGACAAATAATGAGGTCGCCGGCTACTTCAGCCTACGGCTTGACATAGCAGGGACGGAACGTATGATCGAGAAACATATGAACCCCTTGCATGGCTTCGGAGATCTTCGTTGGTTTGGCCATGTTTGGCCAAATCGAGGTTGGGTATTCCAAGAAAGAGTTTCGTCTCAGCGCAAACTTCTTTTTTGGAGGGATCATTTGCAGTTTGCTTGTCCCCCTTCGACCGATGTGCCGCAGGGTTATTGCACTATATCGGGGGACAGGCTGTCACTAGATGCCGTTGGAGGTCCATCTATGCAACAGCAACTCGCAAGGGAAGCGTCGTTCCACGTAGAGAGGCCGAATGACCAAAGCAGTCGAGTTGAATTACTTAACTTGTGGCTGTACCTGATACAGAAGTATGGGGAGATGTCGACCGACTCCTTCACTAACCCGCTCGACGTTCTTCCCGCCATTTCGGGTTTAGCAGCAGTGTATCATCGGTATCTTGCAAAAAGCTCGTCGAGTCAAGCATCATCCATCAGGTTGAACCCAGAGTACATTGCTGGTTACTGGCAGCAAGACCTCACTCGAAGCCTGCTCTGGCAAATCAGGAGCTGTTCCCATGGTGTGACAATCGACAGTGCTACTATGGCACACCCTCGGGCTCGGTTACAGAGCCTTCTCAATAGACTACGCGGCTtgtcacagcagcagcgtaTACCCTCGTGGAGCCAGCTGACGCGAGGGAAAACTTGGAATATCTTTTGCTCCAGCCCTCCCCACTACTGGAACGTTCAGCCAGCAGCGAGTATACTGAACGCGAGAACGAAACCTTTGGGGGGAAGCCCGTTTGGCTATATTCAACGGCATCCGCATCTGTTGCTCAGAACCCGGGTCGTAGAAGTGGCAGTTTTGGCGGCTTCGCTGACGATATGTTCTGTGAGGTTAGATCGCAGCCTGCGCTCGAGTTTTCAATTGCTAGTACGTGGTGACAGACAGGCAGTTTGTCTGGTTAATGTCGATTTTGCGTCTCCGATTTTTGATCCTGAGGTGGGAGACCGGTTTGGTGTCATGCGGGAGTATGAAGAGGTTGTTCTTGAGATGCTACTGCGGTCGTCGTGTTGtttggggttgctggggtactgtgatgttggtggtaACGAGGTTGACGGTCGTCGCCCTGTTGGTGAGGGCGACGAACCTGTCTTGCATAAGCCGACCGGTTTGGTGTTGCATCCTGTgccgggcggtggtggttcctCGGGTTTCTATCGTGTGGGTGTGTTCACGCCAAATGTTGTGGGATCTAACGAGCTTTTGGTGGAGCTGTTTGAGacgatggcggaggagagggagatttgTCTTTATTGA
- a CDS encoding hypothetical protein (COG:H; EggNog:ENOG503P6BX): MSQPHNFCFPIRTLSNDRVKLVPFSASTHAPTFTSHIITHPSLYAHMPLGPYTSTSEFITQFLETTSFPQQGYFTFAVIDKTRPPSPEDEEGELAGMMSFMDTSPVHLSTEIGCIVILPQYQRTHVTTNAVGLMLRYALDGPEEGGIGLRRVQWRASAMNEASVRTAERLGFRREGVMRWHMVLRGETKVGNGRGVPRRAEEGEKGRDTVVLGLCWDDWELGGRERVGGLMERRG; encoded by the exons ATGTCTCAACCCCACAACTTCTGCTTCCCCATccgcaccctctccaacgaCAGGGTGAAACTGGTCCCTTTCTCT GCCTCAACCCACGCCCCAACCTTCACAtcccacatcatcacccacccctccctctatGCCCACATGCCCTTGGGTCCCTACACCTCCACGTCCGAGTTCATCACCCAATTTCTCGAGAcaacctccttccctcaACAAGGGTACTTCACCTTTGCCGTCATCGACAAAACccggcccccctccccggaagatgaagaaggcgaacTAGCGGGTATGATGTCCTTCATGGACACCTCGCCTGTGCATTTATCTACTGAGATTGGATGTATCGTTATTTTACCTCAGTATCAGAGGACACATGTTACCACTAATGCTGTGGGGTTGATGCTGCGTTACGCACTTGACGGGcctgaagaggggggaatagggttgaggagggtgcaGTGGAGGGCTAGCGCGATGAATGAAGCTAGTGTTAGGACGGctgagaggttggggtttaggagggagggggtgatgaggtggcatatggttttgaggggggagacaaaggttgggaatgggaggggggtgccgaggagggcggaggagggggagaaagggagggatacggttgttttggggttgtgttgggATGATTGGGagttgggtgggagggagagggttggggggttgatggagaggcgggggtga
- a CDS encoding hypothetical protein (EggNog:ENOG503P8AX) produces MYGSYGSTSSTSSSYSHSYSPYGSYHTMASPMDIAASPFSTRGLDATCAFPSWPRRESFCEQDSYEGRVSSYISDDDLLGASDMYEDDSSSNGSASPIQSPPAQYPTETELLEMQRERAAYQREVMRLVLAEKEKRKQQAKRRASATKKSKSSKLTAMTPISDAEAWVVGNGVLGVNGPIATSFNRLPDFDSHLIVTAIIL; encoded by the exons ATGTACGGCTCATACGGATCAACGAGCTCGACGAGCAGCTCCTACTCGCACTCCTACAGCCCCTATGGCAGCTACCACACCATGGCCTCTCCCATGGATATCGCTGCCAGCCCATTTTCCACCAGAGGACTCGACGCGACCTGCGCCTTCCCATCATGGCCGCGCCGGGAGTCTTTCTGCGAGCAGGATTCTTATGAGGGACGTGTTTCGTCATACATCTCGGACGACGACCTCCTTGGCGCCAGCGACATGTACGAGGACGACTCTTCCAGCAACGGCAGTGCTTCTCCCATCCAGTCACCACCCGCTCAGTACCCCACCGAAACCGAGCTCCTCGAGATGCAACGTGAGAGGGCGGCCTACCAGCGCGAGGTGATgcgcctcgtcctcgccgagaaggagaagaggaagcagcaGGCCAAGCGCAGGGCTAGCGccaccaagaagagcaagTCCAGCAAGCTCACTGCCATGACTCCCATCTCCGA TGCCGAggcgtgggtggtgggtaATGGGGTATTGGGTGTCAACGGTCCCATTGCAACCTCCTTTAACCG CCTTCCTGATTTTGACTCACATCTCATCGTCACCGCCATCATTTTGTGA